The following are encoded together in the Monodelphis domestica isolate mMonDom1 chromosome 5, mMonDom1.pri, whole genome shotgun sequence genome:
- the T2R62 gene encoding bitter taste receptor Modo-T2R62 precursor (The RefSeq protein has 1 substitution compared to this genomic sequence) — MPNPITLFFMIFFLLESVIAIVENSFIFMILGREWMRCRTLPPGDIILASLGISRFFLQWMSIFSNFFTYFFPLKLSVYFGTFWTFSNMTTFWFTTCLGVFYCVKISAFTHPVFLWLKWRIPQMIHLFLFCSLLTSILLTTPQILTTFLTFQVKVPGNSSEKTILEDKMCAYRIHYFMPMQLFILLLPFLFFLVSIIFLISTLCRHLGKMQHHSSSLQDPSMQVHITALKSLFFFLILYTSYFLPLIISTIIPISVSSSWFWVREVVTYAGISIHPAFLILNSPKLRGALKKIFHVPEAA, encoded by the coding sequence ATGCCCAACCCAATTACTCTCTTCTTCATGATCTTCTTTCTCCTAGAATCTGTGATTGCAATTGTAGAAAACAGTTTCATCTTCATGATACTGGGCAGGGAGTGGATGCGATGTCGGACCTTGCCCCCTGGTGATATTATCCTGGCCAGCCTGGGCATCTCCCGCTTCTTTCTGCAGTGGATGTCAATTTTTAGTAACTTCTTCACTTATTTCTTCCCGTTTAAACTAAGTGTATACTTTGGTACTTTTTGGACTTTTAGTAACATGACCACTTTCTGGTTCACCACTTGCCTTGGCGTTTTCTACTGTGTGAAAATTTCTGCTTTCACTCACCCAGTCTTCCTTTGGCTGAAGTGGAGAATTCCCCAAATGATCCACTTGTTCCTGTTTTGCTCCCTATTGACATCCATTCTTTTAACTACCCCACAAATTTTAACAACCTTTTTAACTTTCCAAGTGAAAGTTCCTGGGAATTCCTCAGAAAAGACCATTTTGGAAGATAAGATGTGTGCATACAGGATACATTATTTCATGCCTATGCAattgtttattttgttacttcctttcctcttcttcttagtCTCTATCATCTTCCTCATTTCCACCCTGTGCCGACATTTGGGGAAGATGCAGCACCATAGCTCTAGTCTTCAAGATCCGAGTATGCAGGTCCATATCACAGCCCTAaagtcccttttcttctttctcatcctcTACACATCATACTTTCTTCCTCTGATCATCAGCACCATCATACCCATTTCAGTAAGCAGTTCTTGGTTTTGGGTAAGGGAAGTAGTGACCTATGCTGGCATCTCCATCCATCCTGCCTTCCTGATCCTGAATAGTCCCAAACTGAGAGGGGCTCTGAAGAAGATATTTCATGTCCCAGAGGCTGCATAA